The following coding sequences lie in one Cotesia glomerata isolate CgM1 linkage group LG5, MPM_Cglom_v2.3, whole genome shotgun sequence genomic window:
- the LOC123264742 gene encoding FACT complex subunit Ssrp1: protein MTDFLEYPDITAEVKGAMTPGRLKLTDQHIIFKNQKTGKVEQISANDLEMVNFQKFVGTWGLRLFLKNGLLHRFRGFKESEQEKIAKFFTANYKKDMLEKELSLKGWNWGTAKFNGSVLSFDVGHHTAFEIPLSDVSQCNTGKNEVTLEFHQNDDAPVSLMEMRFHIPVSDSADQDPVDGFHQQVMEKASVISVSGDAIAIFREIQCLTPRGRYDIKIFQTFFQLHGKTFDYKIPMSTVLRLFLLPHKDSRQMFFVVSLDPPIKQGQTRYHYLVLLFNQEEETSIELPFTDKELTEKYEDKLTKELSGPTYEVLGKVMKVIINRKLTGPGGFLGHSGTPAIGCSFKAAAGYLYPLERGFIYVHKPPIHIRFDEIASVNFARGGGSTRSFDFEIELTSGVVHTFSSIEKEEYGKLFDFISSKKLRVKNRGKGDKMNYDNDFGGSDQEDEPDAYLARVKAEAKERDDDNNQDDSEDESTDEDFNPAQEESDVAEEYDSNPGTSDSDDDSDAGSDGSGKKEKKKDKEKKKSKSAKTVSEKPRKQRKNKKEKDSNKPKRPSSAFMLWLNATREQIKKDNPGISVTEVSRKAGEMWKEMKDKSEWEQKAAKAKKEWTEKMKDYEANKEKMAPEKSDKKKESKKEKKESKKDSSPTKISGSFKSKEYISDDESSDDSSKNKKSSKSDDDNDNADVSDDEKPKKGEKRSATDDKKKTKKGKKETPPASSDDEPESDASKSD from the exons ATGACtgattttttggaataccCTGACATTACTGCAGAGGTTAAGGGTGCAATG acaCCTGGTCGTCTGAAGTTGACTGACCaacatataatatttaaaaatcaaaaaactggAAAAGTGGAACAAATATCCGCAAATGATTTGGAGATggtcaattttcaaaagtttgtTGGAACTTGGGGTCtacgtttatttttaaagaatggACTTCTCCACAGGTTCCGTGGATTTAAAGAAAGTGAGCaggaaaaaattgcaaaatttttcactgccaattataaaaaagatatGCTGGAAAAAGAATTAAGTTTAAAAGGATGGAACTGGGGCACGGCTAAATTTAATGGATCCGTTTTGAGTTTTGATGTTGGTCATCACACAGCTTTTGAAATTCCACTTAGCGATGTATCGCAATGTAATACTGGTAAAAATGAAGTGACTCTAGAATTTCATCAAAATGATGATGCTCCGGTGAGTCTTATGGAGATGAGATTTCATATTCCTGTTAGTGACAGCGCTGATCAAGATCCTGTTGATGGATTTCATCAACAAGTCATGGAGAAAGCTTCTGTTATTAGCGTCAGTGGTGATGCTATTGCTATTTTCAGAGAAATTCAATGTCTTACACCACGTGGTCgttatgacattaaaatatttcaaacatTCTTTCAATTACACGGTAAAACTTTTGACTACAAAATTCCTATGTCAACAGTACTTAGGCTGTTTTTATTGCCTCACAAAGACAGTCGACAAATGTTCTTTGTTGTGAGTTTGGATCCACCAATTAAACAAGGTCAGACTCGTTATCACTATcttgttttattgtttaatcAAGAGGAAGAAACGTCGATTGAATTGCCATTCACTGATAAAGAGCTGACAGAGAAGTATGAAGATAAATTAACGAAAGAATTGTCAGGACCAACTTATGAAGTTTTAGGAAAAGTTATGAAAGTAATAATCAATCGTAAATTAACAGGACCTGGTGGATTCTTAGGGCACTCTGGCACACCAGCTATTGGATGTTCATTTAAAGCTGCTGCTGGTTATTTGTATCCACTTGAACGTGGTTTTATATATGTCCATAAACCACCAATTCATATACGTTTTGACGAAATAGCGTCTGTTAATTTTGCACGTGGTGGCGGTTCAACACGTTCATTTGATTTTGAAATAGAACTTACAAGTGGTGTTGTTCATACATTCAGTAGTATTGAAAAAGAAGAGTATggtaaattatttgatttcatATCATCTAAGAAATTACGTGTTAAGAACCGTGGTAAAGGAGATAAAATGAATTACGACAATGATTTCGGTGGCAGTGACCAAGAAGATGAACCTGATGCTTACCTTGCACGAGTTAAAGCTGAAGCTAAAGAAcgtgatgatgataataatcaGGATGACTCAGAAGATGAATCTACAGATGAAGATTTCAATCCAGCACAAGAAGAAAGTGATGTTGCTGAAGAGTATGACAGTAATCCTGGTACCTCTGACAGTGACGATGATTCAGATGCTGGTTCTGATGGTAGcggtaaaaaagaaaagaagaaggataaagaaaaaaagaaatctaAATCGGCTAAAACAGTATCAGAAAAACCACGAAAAcaacgtaaaaataaaaaagaaaaggatagtaACAAACCTAAAAGGCCATCTTCGGCATTTATGTTATGGTTAAATGCTACTAGAGAACAAATTAAGAAAGACAACCCAGGTATTAGTGTTACTGAAGTATCTAGAAAGGCTGGAGAGATGTGGAAAGAGATGAAAGATAAATCg gAATGGGAACAAAAAGCAGCCAAAGCTAAAAAAGAATGGacggaaaaaatgaaagattaCGAAGCCAATAAGGAAAAAATGGCTCCAGAGAAAAGTGACAAAAAGAAAGAATccaaaaaagaaaagaaagaaAGTAAAAAAGATAGTTCTCCAACGAAAATCTCTGGTTCATTTAAAAGTAAGGAGTACATCAGTGATGATGAAAGCAGTGATGacagctcaaaaaataaaaaatcttcaaaaagtGATGATGATAACGACAATGCTGATGTTAGTGATGATGAGAAGCCTAAAAAAGGAGAGAAACGTTCTGCTACT gatgataagaaaaaaactaaaaaaggAAAGAAAGAGACTCCACCAGCATCAAGTGATGATGAACCTGAGAGTGATGCATCAAAAAGCGATTAA